The proteins below come from a single Papaver somniferum cultivar HN1 chromosome 11, ASM357369v1, whole genome shotgun sequence genomic window:
- the LOC113323639 gene encoding chalcone--flavonone isomerase 2-like — protein MNMKFTSLSNSVPVFLISLLIFSLYADKCDATFWPFLKAIEIEGCKFRPFVTPPGSTQILFLAGSGVKEEFGDSKSMKYSSCAIYLQPTCILYLAKAWAQKSVVDITQSLNFFMDIATGPFEKYCRITMLETAKGEDYAAMITKNCEEMLTNSKRYSETAKAALTKFSEAFNGRTLASGSSIHVTVSTSNSVTLAFTEDGSTPKQGDVTLDCKEVGEAFLMSTISLHTTIRESMGSRISGLYKSKIIIDDGPKNDINGPKNFHLDINLGTGQKPLFDLDNTET, from the exons ATGAATATGAAGTTCACCAGCTTATCAAACTCGGTTCCTGTTTTCTTAATCAGTCTGTTAATTTTCAGTCTATATGCTGATAAATGCGACGCTACTTTTTGGCCTTTTCTTAAAGCAATTGAAATTGAAGGCTGCAAGTTCCGTCCCTTTGTTACCCCTCCAGGCTCCACCCAAATTCTGTTTCTCGCTGGATCAG GGGTGAAAGAGGAATTCGGTGATAGCAAGAGCATGAAATACAGTAGTTGTGCGATCTACTTGCAGCCAACTTGCATTCTCTACCTCGCCAAAGCATGGGCGCAGAAAAGTGTTGTCGATATAACACAATCTCTTAACTTTTTCATGGATATTGCTACAG GCCCATTTGAGAAATATTGTCGGATAACGATGTTAGAAACAGCAAAAGGAGAGGATTATGCGGCAATGATAACTAAAAATTGTGAAGAGATGTTAACCAATTCTAAGAGATACAGTGAGACGGCAAAGGCCGCCTTAACGAAGTTCTCTGAGGCCTTCAACGGACGAACTTTGGCGAGTGGTTCATCTATTCACGTTACAGTATCCACCTCCAATTCTGTTACG CTGGCGTTTACGGAGGATGGTTCGACTCCGAAACAGGGAGATGTAACATTAGATTGCAAGGAAGTTGGAGAAGCGTTTTTGATGAGTACCATTAGTCTACATACAACAATTAGGGAATCCATGGGAAGTCGTATATCCGGTCTCTACAAGTCTAAAATTATAATTGATGATGGCCCCAAAAATGATATTAATGGCCCGAAAAATTTCCATTTGGATATCAATTTGGGCACAGGCCAAAAACCTCTGTTCGATTTGGATAACACGGAAACCTAA